One window from the genome of Nicotiana tomentosiformis chromosome 5, ASM39032v3, whole genome shotgun sequence encodes:
- the LOC108943327 gene encoding LOW QUALITY PROTEIN: large ribosomal subunit protein uL5m (The sequence of the model RefSeq protein was modified relative to this genomic sequence to represent the inferred CDS: inserted 2 bases in 1 codon; substituted 5 bases at 5 genomic stop codons), with the protein MDQLMFPLYFHYKNISRQDLLLKPNHANIMEVPRSCKIIVVPKTAPSIKNGKLAMEIPCGQKLIQTQRSSTGKSFXSNPFLGSIKDKKGYVSDLAXQRTLRGHGMSNXFVRISTVMSLLDSPVEIRERSIQFSMETKFCEFSPELEDHFEIFEHILGFNISIVTXANKXDETLPSXSGFLRKDEGGTQ; encoded by the exons ATGGATCAACTCATGTTTCCACTCTATTTTCATTACAAAAATATCTCACGTCAGGATCTGTTGCTCAAACCGAATCATGCCAATATTATGGAAGTTCCTAGATCGTGTAAAATAATAGTAGTACCAAAGACAGCACCTTCTATCAAAAATGGAAAATTGGCTATGGAGATTCCGTGCGGTCAGAAATTAATACAGACGCAAAGGTCTTCAACAGGAAAGTCGTTTTGATCCAATCCATTCTTGGGGTCCATTAAAGACAAAAAAGGATATGTCAGTGACCTAGCATGACAAAGAACTCTCCGAGGGCATGGAATGTCTAATTAGTTTGTCAGAATATCCACAGTAATGTCTCTGTTAGATTCTCCAGTCGAAATAAGGGAAAGGTCAATTCAATTCTCGATGGAAACGAAATTTTGCGAATTCTCCCCCGAATTGGAAGATCATTTCGAGATCTTTGAACATATTCTAGGGTTCAATATTTCTATTGTAACTTAAGCCAACAAATAAGACGAGACTTTACCATC GAGCGGCTTTTTGCGAAAAGATGAGGGGGGAACTCAGTAA